In Papaver somniferum cultivar HN1 chromosome 9, ASM357369v1, whole genome shotgun sequence, the genomic stretch GCATAAATCCAATCAGCTACTTTTCTATCGGCAGTGGCATCAATACCAATACCTATGCCTACTCCAATTGGACTTGAAACCGCGAATGCAAATGAGTAAGCAATGGTGGTAAGGAACGCCCTGTCTGGTAACAACCTAAGCAGTGCAATTCCCATGGCAATGGCTGCAAATATCTTGTGCAGTGATATGGTCCATAAACTTCTCCATGCATCAGCTTTATTATCTGTAAACATTTGTGGTTTTTACATAATCAGGAACATCCACCGATCAAAATTTATCTAACATTTTAGTGGTACCACTAATACATGCAAAAAAACGTGTTTAAGATAGGACCCATAAAAGCATTTGACAGTCAGAGAGTAATGTGTTAATCTAATTAGTTTGTTTCAGTAATATTGATATATCTGTTTATAAATGGAGTTCACAACACTTCTCTTATATTACTGAgacaaaataaaccaactaacACTCGTGATGAAAATATGACGAATTCTTAAGCTACGGCAAAGACAGCTAAGTTTTACAATACACAAATGTCTCAACCTAACATGGGATCAATATCAATTAACAGTTAATGGAGTAGTAGAATACCTGCAACTCCAACGGCTATGCCTTCGAAAATTGAATGAAAACAAAGTGCAGCAATCAGAAGCATAGTATCACTAAATGAAGAATTCTTCAACAAAACTTCAGCTGGTTGAAGATGCGTTGACGGTGCAATCGTGTTTCTCTCTAGTTCTTCCATTGACCTTCCTTCTTCAACTTCGATTTTAGAATCTCTGTTACTACGAGAGCGTTGTGTGACATATGAAATTATACAATCACCTAACATAGTAGAGGCATAACCAAATGATGCAAGCATGAAAGCAAAAGGATAGCGATTTTTAGTGAGATCCTTAAAAGTCTCATTCGAATCACTTAAGAAATGCATTAGAGAAGTCCCAAGAAAAATCCCACCAGCAAATTGAGTTCCTAACAGTAGAAAAGTTTCATTCCACCTCAAGTAATATGGAGATACTCCACCTACAAAAGTGGACACCAAAAATATTATAAG encodes the following:
- the LOC113308366 gene encoding zinc transporter 1-like, translated to MARCNTMKLALKPNTVTILVLLICLIPLFFSQVANGHGSSHSDDEEHVDDVGTQSDVQKGLVLVKVYCLIIFLVSTFVGGVSPYYLRWNETFLLLGTQFAGGIFLGTSLMHFLSDSNETFKDLTKNRYPFAFMLASFGYASTMLGDCIISYVTQRSRSNRDSKIEVEEGRSMEELERNTIAPSTHLQPAEVLLKNSSFSDTMLLIAALCFHSIFEGIAVGVADNKADAWRSLWTISLHKIFAAIAMGIALLRLLPDRAFLTTIAYSFAFAVSSPIGVGIGIGIDATADRKVADWIYAITTGFATGIFIYVAIHHLISKGFKPQKPSYFNTPFFKFASVLLGVGVMAVAMIWD